The window tatagcaaccaAGACTAAGACAATGCCTATGCTTATGGAAGCATGAGATAACATGGAGAATTGTTTCTAGATGATCTATTGGTGTGTCATGATATCTCTTTAGTAGGTCACAGTCAGCACAGTAAAACAGTAGAATGGAATACATGAGTGCATAGCAGGTAGCATGTTTACATATTGTTTAATGATACTTGTACCTCtcattaatacatatatacatgtatatgtaattGGTCATGATGaacaatgtatttctttattttaatttttttttttagtggaggtgctggggattgaacccaggacctcatgcgtgctaagcatgcattctaccactgagctgtacctatcccccaaaaatgtatttctcactgtGGGTTACAGTCACAGAAATTTGAATGCCACTGCCCTAGAACAGTTTAAATTGCAGAAAGTTTTATTGAGCTAAGAATTCATGAAAAAATTAGGGATCTGAATTGTATCTTACCTTGCCATTTTACTGAGATGTTGGGAAAATCTTTATGAATACCCTATAGTGTCATGAATGCTATGAgttggaaaattatttattttatttgcttgttgATAGAATTTATAGTGGGTCTATTAGAACTGCTCATCTTCAGTTTCTACTTTTGGGAAGAAAACCTCGTTTACCAACTAGATAAAAGTAATTCAGCTATTGAAAGATTCAACTATTACTTAATCCAACTTAAAATAGCACTGATGCTCATGGCCCCTATTTTGTTTATCTTGAGGGCAAAACTGATAGCTCAAGTAATTGAACTTAGAAATCCTTAAGAAAGCTCAAAGAGCACAGTTGGAGAGATATagctattgtatttttatttgttttgttctcatGGTGAATAATTCCATTTTGCATTGTTACAAGGAGTCTTTCATTTCTTAATGATGTTAGTTGTTATTCTTTTATCCAAGCAATATGCCTTAGCAGACCAATGCTTTCTTCAGTTGttaattgaaaacaaaaccagagcCGTTGACTTGACTTCCGGCAGTCACTTATTAGTGTTCTATGATTATAAGGAAATTAATGCTAATTCCTTTTTTAAGGGCAGCacattttccccttcatttttgcTGTTAGGGAAATCTCTAAGAGATGAGACAGGCTTAGCTTTCCTAGTGTTATCAGGACCATtgtataaatgcatttaataacTTCACTTTGAACCAATATACCAGTGACTCAAAACTATATGCCCAGCtccagaagatctaaacaagcaactctccaatgaagacatacaaatggccaataggcacatgaaaaaatgctcagtatcactaattatagagaaatgaaatcaaaacgagaatgaggtatcaccttacaccacttagaatggccatcattaaaatgtctacaaactataaatcctggagaggatgtggagaaaagggaaccctcctacactgttgatgggaatgtagttttgtgcagccattatggaaaatagtattgagagtccttagaaaactaaaaatagatttactatatgatccagcaatctcacttctgggcatatatctggagggaactctaattccagaagatacatgtaccccagtgtatatagcactattttcaatagtcaagacatggaagtaacctaaatatccacACTATttcaatagtcaagacatggaagtaacctaaatatccactgacatgaccagataaagaagttgtggtgtatatggATATGTAgtgggatactattcagccataaaaaagaataaaataatgccatttgcagcaacatggatggacctggagagcaccattctaagtgaagtaagccaaaaagagaaaaataccatatgatatcagacttacatagtaaacaaacttatggttatcagggaggaaagggggtgggaagggataaattgggagttggagatttacagataactaactactgtatataaaatagataaacaagtttcttctgtatagcatggggaactattttcaatatcatgtagtaacctataatgaaaaagaatatggaaaggaatatatgtatgtgcatgtatgactgaaacattatatgTGGCTTTATGTAACTCTCTCATGCTACCCTCCACCCTGCCATGCAACCAATATCCTAACCTTGtcaattctatatttaaaaaaatatttcctgtctgTCCTGTCTTCTGTATCCTTATGAACACTACTTTCGTTCAGACCCTAATCATCTTTCATTTATCCACAAACACCTTCCAATCTGGCCTCTGTATTTCACATATTCTCAGAATGATTTTCTAACAGACAAATCTGACCTTATCACTCCACAGTTCAAATTATTGTTCTTTAGGAACAATAGGACCAAGTCTAATCATCTTTAGCATGGCTGATAAAACCACCCACATTCAGGTCTCTATCTGTCTCTCCAGTAATTTGTGTAGTCATACTGAATGTGAAGAATAAGCTATTTcttatttacaatatattttgtGATGCTTTTGTACCTTTGTGTTATgttccttgtctttctttctttctatctccccctctctctctctatttattttggggggaagtaattagatttatttatttatgtttttagaaggagtactggggattgaacctaggacctcatgcatgctaagcatgtgctctaccacttgggctatactCTCCCCTGTTCCTTCTTTCTATAATGCCCTTTCTGTCCCTTATCCACTTATGAAATCCTACTCATCTGTCAAAGTTCAATGTAGGTATAATTACCTAACAACACACTCCCTTCCCATCTCCATGCCGGAACTGGGAGGCTTTTTTGTATCTCCAGCTGAATAGGACTAGAGAAGACATGTATTAACACTTCACAAAATGCTCATCAAATAAGGCAcattcagggggagggtatagcttaagtggtagagtgcctgcttagcacacacaaggtcctgggttcaatcctcagtacctcttctataaacaaacaaacaaacaaacaaacttaattacttctccccacaaaaaaaaaataaaaaaaaaaaaggcaaactcaatgaatgtttcattttcttactgtcgTGTGGAAACCCCTACTTCTTTTTGGTCCCTTACTATAAATACTATATGCTTTATTTGCACAGTTATCCAAGGTAAATTttagggagaggagggaaaagttAAGTGtaatataatatttcataaatgCTTTCTTGATACAGTTTTGAAATAATGTGTAAAATCTCTCAGTTCCCCTATGCAGGCAATTTGCTAAGCTCCCACACTCTGGGGTTAGGTACCAGACCACCAAGGATGGCCCTTATGCCCAGGAACCTGGGAAATGATTCAGTTTACACAATCCACAGGGAGCTTGGGAAACCTAGCTAACTCCACCCCCACTTGCAATGTATATGCTGTCATTGTTCTGTGTCCCGTTGTCCCTGAGTGCAACTCCCTGTATAGCAGCCTTGTCTAGTTTGTAACTGTAAGTAACAAAGAGCCTTTTGTCTAAGATTAGTTTGTTCTATCCCACCATCAAAagaatctttaaattttataaaacagtagTGTATAGTCTaaatttttagaataatcttgttgAAGAACTTCCAAACATAATTGAGTTACATGTTCACAGATTTAGTAAAGAAATGCTGCTTCCTATAGTTAAGTGTGATGGATAAAGAGAACTCAGAATAATAGCTTCAGTGGAAAGCAATATTCTTTTCAAGAGCTCACTCAGaagttttctaaataatttaaacatttattgcgTTCATCATTTGATGAATCCAAGGGCACACTTAATTCCTACCTTTTATGCAATCTGTAATGAGGCCGAATACCTCAAATTCTCTTATTTGCAAAGCTCTTAAGTATTTAAGCTATGTCTATAATGAGAGATAGGTTTGAATATTGCCAGTCAGTAAAGTTAaccaaaacatttaaatttaaaaaataaattcacttggGTAAGAGGTGTGCTGGTAACAAAGTCAAAATATTTGGCAATCTGCATTAGTACAGATTCTCACCCTCTTTTGTTAACAAATAATAACTCAAGTAGTGCAATGAAATACACTATCTGTCAAAGAGTGCTCATATTCCACCTGCTTAAAAAGCATTTTTGATGATTGTTAATACAGATTACTGGGCCCTTCTAGAGGTAGGATTCAggagtttgcatttttaattgatttaatttgcatttcaaattGATTTCTGTGTACTTTAAAGTTTGTGTGTATTATTTTAGGGGGAGACATGATGTTATATGAAAGTGTGGTTCAGTATGTGAACTGTCTGTTACTGGTTTACGATGAGACAAGTACAGAAATCAAGAATATACATTTAGAATCATTTACAGCAATTTTCTGAGCCATCCCAGCATATGATTGGTGGGTTTATTATCTTGCAtgcctttgttgttttatttcattttcctaatattcatttttattattttacaaaaggtATCAATCTGTGAtggttagaaataaaaatttaacccCTCTCGAATAAAGTTTGtgtatatttctgaaaaaaaaaaaaaggtgagaaaggATACTTCTCAACTTTGTGTGAAATCCTTGCAAACACCCCTTATCATGAATTCCCAAGTCAATTTAATTTACAGATTCTCTTagtctctgccttctcccccagCCATCCTAGGAATATTGCACATCTATAGATTTGCCCAGTGAAATCATCTTGCTGGCAGCCCAGCATAAGCTtatctgaaaagaataaatataatgaagagaaataataaatacaactCCATTATTGAATGTGTATTCAGTGATAGAGGTGAAGTATTTTTCATacatcatcttatttttaaaaccagaaagtgTTATAGACAATATTCTGGTTTAGTATTTGAAGAAACTAAGGTTCATTGGGGTTAAACAACTCATTTAGGGTCACACAACTAGTTGTTGGTGGAGCCTGGATTAGAACACAAGTTTTTGCTTCAAACTCTCATGCTTTTTCCACACTACCTCTGAtcataaaaaagttaaattaataattaggaaacaagataaaagaaaaaattgtccCCAAGTCACCAAAtcctcaatttctttcatgaTACAGTAGCCACTGGCGATTCATGGCTATTCCaatgtaattaatttaatattttaatttaaaattaattaaaattgaataaaaaattcagttgcCTGGTCACACTCACTAAATTTCCAGTGGTCAATAGCTTCCTTGGATCGTGGCTGCTGTATTGAATGGTACAGATGTAGAACACACCTATTTGACAGCACTGCCTGAATGTATAGGTAAAAGGAAATTTCATATTTGAGGTGTTAGTACCTTTGgtgcagaaacaaaaaaaattctctgtattTACAGACTTattctgataaatatttttttgtcCTGTTTGCAGTATCATACTTGATCATCAAACTGCTGCTAGAATGTTCACACCTATTACTGCAAATGCAAAACCCAGGGAAAAAACTCTCCTGGGAATTTACTTCAGGTCAGGGTCAGGCTGCCTGGTACAAGggataaatagtttttaaaaatcttaagccattaatgttttcatgtttttacttAGAATTATAATCTCCCTCCACCCTTGAAAGAGTAGattataaagcttttttttaaaggttctgaTGGCAGTAATCTGCTTGTTGCACTGATCAGACATTCTTGAATGTACAACTTCTAAAGGGAAAATTGGATCTTTTTCAgcacacacaaatattttcataaaattaatttttccctttacaaCCAGATAAGATCCAAGCAGTTAAAACTGTCGGGGTGCAGTTCTCCATGGTGTTTCTACACATCTTGTGACAGCATTTGTCCTGGACTATCCTTTCAAGGACGTCTGTATAGCAAACAGACTTGGAAGATAGAGGGCCCTCCAGGGCAGAGGATGGATTGTTTCCTGAGCAGGTTAATAAAGATTACATTTCCCTCTGGGGCAAAAGTTGGTTAGGTTTGgtaaatttcctctttaaaagatTAGGGGGTTCCTAAGCTTGGGGTCGCTCAGCTGTGACACACACATCCTGCTCTGCTCTACATCTCCCCCTTGGGTCTTGGGGGACCAGAGGAACTGATGTCAGTGAAGCTCAGGCTGCCCACTGGGCCATGACTAATGAAGTCTTGTCCCTAATGCAGGAGTCTGTGTCATTCCGCTGGCCTCCATGGGCTCACGTGTAGGCTTACAAGCTGGGTAAAATCTTAGAACTTAACACAGTTGTTGAGAAAACGAGCAAATGAGTGCTACTAGCTATGTCCTGAGAAGCAGCCTACCATCCAGAGTGTAGGAGAGAGGCAGAGTGACAAGGATGGGGACTGAAGGAGTGGGAAGTGGAGAAGGCTGGGAACAAaacatatcattttattttgtaacaactTCTAATCCATTTAATTTATCCAGTTATACCTGGACCTCAAAATAGAGGATGTTACCagaccaaacttgggtccactcaccTGTGCtttaaagccaatctactgacacggGGTTGTGGTGAAGAAGAATGCAGCATCAGACAAGAAGTCTGGGGCAGCTAATGGTCAGAAAACCCCAGCTCCCCATAGGCTTTAAGAaaaaggcaaggtgagggaggggagtcccAGGGTATATGATCAGCTCGTGCATaatctctgattggttgatggtgaggcaGCAGGATGCTGTCACAGGGATTAGCATCACCAATCCTCAGGCTCTAGCTGGTCTAGGGGCTACATGCTCATGGTCATTgtgtagttaacttcttcctttTGATGGgtgttttagcatctgtaaaacaactcaggaaatgtgcatcggATACTGTCATCTCTGTATTTCAGGGAGGAACTAGAGATTCTGTGACTGCCATTGAGCTGATATACTGTTTAAATTGTTATCAGTTCTCCTGGCTCAACTGCTACTTTTGTCACTACCTGTTCACATCctttcaatcattaattcttgAGCCAGGTTTTTGTGGCTCAGGGGAGGCCTTGGGAGACtacagcttttctacaaacaaaaggcaggcagaggacacagtggggaggggtctgtcATGGGGAGgacccatagggtcctgctcagttacaaagATATaggttaatatttatttacatatttatatatttatttatcttagtggaagtactgggggatTTaatcaggacctcctgcatgttaaccactgagctatacccactcccaaAAACTTCCAGCATTTTCTGTTAGAGGGATACTAGATTGttgagttttcttgtttgttttttcctctcttagtggaggcactggggattgaaccgaagACCTTGTACACGCCAAGCACAGGGGCTCTACCATTGAGATATACTCCCCACCCCAAAATAGTTTAATATTAACCTTGgtcaaaaacagaacaaaaccctgAAGTTGCTTTAGAATAAAATGGATGCCTAACTAGTTTTGTAATCTTCACTGGGTTTTTCCTCTCCACTGTCAACTCTAAAGGATTCCACATTAAAAATTACCCCACTAGTTGGTGGAACTGCTCCCCTTATCCTAAAGCCACTACCCACTTGTTCTTGCTTTCCCAATGCTCAATCAGTAGAGCTTTTAGTCAATATTAGATTGAAACCGGTTTCACACTCACCCAAACCCCCAATCTTACCCTCATGCACTATACCACCTTCACCACCACACCTGGACTCCCTTGACACCCTTCTACACACATCCTGATATGGAAGGTGTGCCACATGTGCCCGGGAGGGAGTGATGGTTGGTTCATTGAAAGCAGACAAAAAAATAACTAACCATGCACAActaagattgtaaatcaactacacttaaataaaaaatggcaaaaaataacCAATTCAACTGCCAACTTTATTAAAGCAATGGGATTATCGTGCAATTTTAGATTACATGGCATATTTCTGAGTCCATTCACGAGCAATTTGGTCATACTTCCTCCTGTCCTTCATGTACATCTTAGCAATTTCCGGAACCAAAGGGTCATCAGGGTTGGGGTCACACAGCATGGAGCAAATGGATAACAATACTTTGGAAATAGTTAGTGCTGGCGACCACTCAGATCTAAGGATGTCTAGGCAGATGCTTCCGTTTTTGTTAATATTTGGGTGGTAAATTCGAGTGATGAAGGCAATCTTGGGTGGTTTGAAGGGGTAATCAGATGGAAGTTGGATCCTTAGGAAGAAGACACCCCCTTGGTAGGGGCTGTCATTGGGCCCCATGATGGTCGCCTGCCAATGGAACATATCGTCACCCACTGGCCCTGCTGAGCACTGGTCCGGGGGGTCGCGGGACAGGTCGAGGAGCTCCTTGTGGATGCGCTTTAGGGCCATCGTCTGCGACACGTGGCCTGTCCTTGGTGTTGGGCCTGGGGACAGATAGAAGGCGACAGTGGTGATTacggggtgggaggagcagcGGCGACAGACGGCGTAGGCAAATGGGTGGGTTGAGGGCCTGCTGAAGGGTCAAGGGGGTCGTCGTTGGAGAGGGACGGTGGCGGGGAGGAGGACTGAGGAGGGATGGAGTTGGGCGCTGGATCAGACCTGATGGGATACTGGACACCAGTGGCTCTTGGCCACCGCcgcctccacctcttcctccGCGCTGTCCTGAGCCGGAGACTCCGCCTTCTGGAGGCCGCGCAGCCTCCAGGCCACGCTGCCCGGAGACACTGCCACCTAGAGATACCGCTGCTCCAGTCCCTGGCCGTCTGCCTCTGCTGCTGACCCCAACTGCCTATGCTAGGCCCCCGGGCGACAGGTGGGTATGCGTTCAGTGAGGTCACAGAGGCCACGCTGATGACGTGGCGCAGCGTTGCCCAGGCCGGggcctgtgggggtggggtgggttgtggcgcagtggggagagggcgggagggggcgggagaggtgaaggggggaggggccagggttGGAGAttggaggaggctggaggtgtGGAGGGGGGTtagcaggaaggggaagaaagggtggggaggggctgggggctgcctgaTTCACCCAGtgctcctgctctgggctggcAAGTTAGGAAACATGTACCACCTGCGTCTGAGAgttatatgaataaaaaatagcAGTTCAATGAATTCTCCAGTCTTCCCTCACCCCGATTCACCTCCCCTTAACATTTGGCCCCATTGGACTTACACTGATTTattctctttgcctctctttctagagagagtgtgtgtgtgtatgcctacacacacacacacatacacatgcacacacacatacgtatacacacacatacttgcaAGTGAGCTACAAACATCCTGGTCCTTTACTTCCAGATACTTCTGTGTATATTTCCTAAGGGagatattatataattaactTTAGTCAATTTAACATCATTACAAtagttttataactttattttattttttttattgaagaatagttgatttacaacatcatatcagtttcaggtgtacaacagagcTAATCAACATTTTTTATAGATTCTACTCCATTAACTTTTtaaggtaaatttattttttatgaagaaataaagctTTCAAAAATTCAACAAGGGGCTAAAatcactttaatttttgaaaaatggaaaaggaggaaggaaggaaaagaaactgatAATCTATCTGGTATATATAAGCAGTAAATTTAGCATTGATATGATACTTTAATATCTGTATTCCAGTTATGTCAGTTGACATATAGTGTCcttaaaacttacttttaaacCCCTCCAGTACAGGATCCAACCTAGGATCAGGTATATTGGCTTTAGTTGTTGTGTCTATTTAGTCTCCTTGAGTCTGGAACATTgctgcagtatttgtcttttataaaataacatggaCACATCTGAAGAATGGGGGAGTTAGGGTGGGGCACCATTCCCCACTCACACCTCCCAGTCTTAAAACTGTAACTTCAGTAATAAACCCAGGTCAtatgggagagaggaagaggaaaaggggaaaagaaagattgCTCAGGTTTATATTTTGAATGCTGTAGTAAAGTTACAAATACTTTATGATGTGTTTCAACCACCAAAGGTAATGGACAGTAGAGTCAAAGCAGCAGTCAAAATTGTTTGACTCACACAGACCTGTAGTGTTGGCTAATTGATCATTGTGGtgttcctagaagtgaaatagatAGGAAACCTACTAAATTCTCACTTGATGTGTATAAGCAAAAAGTTCTAGATCAAGTGAACAAAAGTCTAACCTGAATCATCACATCATCACTTGCCAGACTTAAGCCAGTTTGTATATTCAGAATCCCTTGAATGAAGGGAAGTACAGTTCTCCATGAGAAAAGACCACAGCCTAAAATTTATACTGTTAATCTTCCCACCAGGCTTCCCCAAAGGGACTTGCAGCCTTTTACCTGGGTAAATAGGcattggagaaaaggaaataatcagagctTTTAGGGACTCCTGGACACTAGCTCTGTGTTGACACTAATTCCGGGATAGCAAAAATATCACTGTGGTCTACCAGTCAGAGTAGGGGCTTATGAAGGTCATGTGATCAATACAGTTTTAGTTCGGGTCTGCCTCACAGTTGACCCATTGGGTGAAGGGACCAATCCCATGGTTATTTATCTTTATCCAAAGTGCATTATTGGAATTGGTGTGCTCAGCAGCTAGCAGAATCCCTACATTGGTGTCCTGACCTGTGAAGTGAGGGCTGTTAGGGTGGGAAAGGCCAAAAGGAAGCCATTAGAACTGCCTCTACTTAGGGAAATAGTAAATCAAAAGCAATACCAATTCTTTGAGGGTTTGCAGAGATTAGTGCCACCATCAAGGTCTTGAAAGATGTGGGGCAAGAGGGGTGGTGATTCCCACCACATCCTCATTCAATTCTCATATTTGGCCTTTGCAGAAAACAGATGGACCTCGGAGAATGACAGTGGATTATCATAAGGACAACCAGGTGGGGATTCCAATTTCAGCTGCTGTACCAGATGTGGTTTCATTGCTTGAGCAAACTAAAATATCCACTGGTACCTGCTATGCAGCTATTGACCTGGCAAATGATTTTCTCCATAGCTGTCAATAAGGACCACTCAAATCAATTTTCTTCCAGATGGCGAGGTTAACAATACACCTTCATTATCCTACCTCAGGAGTTTATCAACTCCCCAGCTCCATGTCATAATTTATTTCACAGGGATCTTGATTGTCATTCCCTTCCCCAGAATATCACAGTGGTTTATTAGATTGATGATATTATGTATATTGAAACTATCAAGCCAGAAATACAACTACCCTAGACTTATTGCTAAGACATTTACATGTCAGAGGGAGGGAAATAAATCCAACTAAAATTCGGGAACTTTCTACCTCAGTGAAATTTCTAGAGATCCAGTGGTGTGCAGCATGTTGAGATATCCCTTCTAATGTGATAGATAAATTGTTATCTGACCCCCTGCTTCAACGTAAAAGGAGATACAGTATCTAGTGGGCCTCTTTGCAGTTTGGAAGCAACATATTCCTCATTCAAGTGTGTTACTCCAGTACATTTACTAAGTGACCTAAACACCCAAAGAGTATGTCTGAGATATAGGAGATCCTTTAGGGTACCTATTAGTATTGCCATGCCCTGTGATTAAGGTCAATGGAAAACTacaacaacccaatccagaaaGGACTACTAATTGCCCCAGTCCTTTAGGATGAAGGTTTGTGTCACTCCATCAGGTAAAGAACCAGGACCAGTTAAAGTCCTTGGAGAAGGCCAACGGAATACGGAGTGGATAGTAGATGAAGGTAGTTATACTTATCATGTGACCAGTTACATAATCTAAGACACTAATTATCAGGAGCATTTCTCCTTATTTTgtcatgcatgtgtatgtgtgtgtgtaggggcatATATCCAACTCTACAAAATACTGTCACAGCAATACCTAGATTAGTGTCTAATTATATAACTCAGTACTATAGCCAAgccaagttaacacataaaactATCACAACTTCAAGTGCAATGTTTTCCACTTTTAACTAGTTAAATTTGTAGAGAGATAGATATTTTACTCTTTACAAagtcaaaaatttattttccagctttacaAACACTAAACATAAATCATAACGGAAACTTTTATGGAAGTGACCCATATACATTTCACACATTGGCATTGAGGCTAATCTCctgatgtgtttgtgtgtgtgtgtgtgtgtgtgagacagagagagactgagagaaaatgaTTAATGATGGTAATAGTTAAAATGTAATCAAACCAAAGGTAGATGTATTTCTTCCATTTGTACCAGTACagttcatttttagaattttatttctgtttcattctcaCTTAAGTGAGAAGAaagattaattttataaagaaggcaacaagcaagcaaacaaaaacctagCTGAGTTTAGATATTATTGGGTCTTACCCAATAAGCTCTGATACTAAAGAAGCTAAAATAacttaagtttttctttattaaCTTTAAGATGAATAATTATACATTGTGAGAGGTTCTCATATTGAAAGAAAATGCTATGTAGGCCAATTTTACCATACTCATGCTTCCAGTGGAAATAAAATTAGGCATACTTACTTGAAGGCAGAATTGATCCATGTGAAATATACTCATTAGTCATCGCACATTTCTGTTTTGGAATTTACAAGGAAGTCATATCCATATTCAATTGATTGactctgaacttttaaaatggCTGTAAGCTCATTTCATGCAATCACAAAATTTAATTGTCCCAAGCTTAGCATTTCAATCATGCACCAAAGGTGTTGTATATATCAGTATATACTATTAGGCTTAAGTAGGTTAAGATATATAGGcccaaaactgaagaaaaaaggtCTTATATAAGCATGGctttactatttaaattttttgttttttcaagttcTTCTTAATCATTTTCATTAAGCATAATGCCCTGTAATCTATGAAATGACTAATGGTTCACATTCTCCAGCTTGATAGACTTTTCTTATGGTATTGAGATTGAAAATAGATGTATGTATCTAGCAGAATCTAAGAATGTAGCATGTCACGGAATTAACAAAGAGAATAAGGATAAAACTACTAATGAATCTCTAGCTTAATCATTCAAGCTTGCACTCAGGTAGTGCCAACAATGTATGTTTAGCTGATTCTCTACTGGGTACTATGTTAGTTAAATATTGGATGAAAGAAAGTTTCAGAGAACTTTTCCTTGAAATCTAGTTTACAGTGTGGGTATCACATGTGTTAgttcttcatttccttcagatgttTGCTGAAACTTGTAGAGGTCGGGCACTGTGCTCCATACTAGGGttacaaagaataataaatgctgggTGATCACTAAAGAGGGACAGTTAAGcctttttctataaatatttctcaagtgaataaataaatcagtgagtaggtgaatagatgaatgaaaagaATTAATCCTTAATCATTGATCTTAAGGGATATCAAAATACTTTTTGTAGAACTACGACTTGCCacaaaatagtttcttttctgacAGTTCTTTACCTGCCTCTCCATACCACTCCTGTAAGTTCCTGGAGAGCTTTCCTCTGTAGGGTTTAACAGTTTTCCCTCTTCCACTTAAATGTTAGAGTTAGCCCTGTTCTTTTTCTATTAGATAATAGTGTCA is drawn from Camelus ferus isolate YT-003-E chromosome X, BCGSAC_Cfer_1.0, whole genome shotgun sequence and contains these coding sequences:
- the LOC102524502 gene encoding ubiquitin-conjugating enzyme E2 D2 — translated: MALKRIHKELLDLSRDPPDQCSAGPVGDDMFHWQATIMGPNDSPYQGGVFFLRIQLPSDYPFKPPKIAFITRIYHPNINKNGSICLDILRSEWSPALTISKVLLSICSMLCDPNPDDPLVPEIAKMYMKDRRKYDQIAREWTQKYAM